A DNA window from Mycosarcoma maydis chromosome 12, whole genome shotgun sequence contains the following coding sequences:
- a CDS encoding putative translation initiation factor eIF1a, which produces MPKNKGKGGKNRRRGKNDIGDKRELVLKDEGQEYAQVLKMLGNGRLEAQCFDGEKRLAHIRGKLRKKVWINQGDIILISLRDFQDGKADVIQKYNADEARALKQQGELPESAKINETDTFGEEEGGEVEFQEGSDDEDESDDDEDLDDL; this is translated from the exons atgcCCAAGAACAAGGGAAAGGGAGGCAAGAACCGTCGTCGTGGAAAGAACGACATTGGCGATAAGCGCGAGTTGGTTCTCAAGGATGAGGGTCAAG AGTACGCCCAAGtgctcaagatgctcggCAACGGTCGATTGGAAGCCCAATGTTTCGACGGCGAAAAGCGACTGGCACACATCCGTGGCAAATTGCGCAAGAAGGTATGGATCAACCAGGGTGACATCATCCTTATCTCGTTGCGCGACTTCCAGGATGGAAAGGCCGATGTGATCCAGAAGTACAATGCCGACGAGGCACGTGCGTTGAAACAGCAGGGCGAGCTGCCTGAGAgcgccaagatcaacgaAACCGACACATTCGGCGAAGAGGAGGGCGGAGAGGTCGAGTTTCAGGAGGGaagcgatgacgaagacgagagcgatgatgatgaggatCTGGACGATCTTTAG
- a CDS encoding uncharacterized protein (related to ASG1 - activator of stress genes), with protein MTDSHANRPSMDAACQTPSSSTGTPNSRGTKRKDSDVEPATLKTEFSPSHTSLVTHESPVNYTSDSATAKDPTGTARTTPSSAEKPSGKRIKTARACDSCRRKKIRCDVIDDGGPPVGSLNNGNGGLICAHCRQYGFECTFFLPITETRFKKKHQREAEEAAAAAAAVAAASSANGIAPGQVHMHAGGFALTHPAYPGLVPTQPYMGALHNPAGFHATQAGLAQQGWGARVMPQHLQSAQLPHSAAQQHQSLPAQRQLSHSTLPAPTKQQRRSPSRTPPTDTRVLGPTSIAYLVHSTAFIPGAAIEAHDIKHNQTFEVGASGDGIIRFHRAKLRPVNGDSAPTDADSPDLDEDEVTHIPESIKGRLAGDVAEKLVNTYFEKVATLFPVVTKSEFLHLSPTPPLLLYAICGVSALSRQVPREVRGAVQMTINALFRENDFLSSSNSVTVRALLIMSLHADLHGPAALQAGTRCWNRTGAAIRMAQDLGLHRDASGKDEASHDAFFLEQKRRIWGCCVTADRLQSISLGHPMMIDLTDCDVRLPSPYEILRASSDLPSDPSTNRPFAYNTEMLKLTILFGRVMKTIYSPTGLMNATDEEILSLLRDIDAWKAALPDELVFKGADSSAPAGILHVGFACLMMLFFRVFMRISYICPTHLKFSLTIERMSSLIQYSTEAIAWVESNDFYLDTMQIVSYCLVSCATVQYHAFVRRGDQNALTQLKKVNDVMGRFRRENHEPDDAGMRGKAASVISLLCDSAVGVYANTPSTGSLNPTAGVTNRKSKENVRGIVFKHDASRPGGGVYVAADQRFVLHDLPKGTIIMSETQDGSRIPALVRTGNEQNGGWQTYEQYRAALGLSTSKDANDDFAAALANLNSVSASVLASDQQARDGSASTVRSSMLTSSIPALTSSAPAPSGLSASDASAADTGGLGLTHLGGDVYQDAQGQPVTRSGTRLLTMVPIGLDALNSGNAILDSNLFANITESNNASGATTTSSSNNYLNIMTNLGFRESSGTQLSVAKNAISPASPNYNFNPHLNNAYWAPAEFVIDPSKVGTASDNVGAGGSSGTTGTNGSASMFGSRVDASMLDGIPGAPLDFANWDAFFSRINQSSSDASSQQQQQQGLSADGHQSTAGVDGTGFAHTPYGIEAQMMDAGRF; from the coding sequence ATGACCGACAGCCACGCAAACCGTCCCTCGATGGATGCTGCATGTCAGACGCCGTCAAGCTCCACAGGCACCCCCAACAGTCGAGGCACAAAACGCAAGGATTCCGACGTAGAACCCGCCACTCTCAAAACCGAGTTCAGCCCCAGTCACACTTCCCTCGTCACCCATGAGAGCCCTGTCAATTACACCAGCGACAGCGCAACTGCCAAGGACCCAACGGGCACCGCTAGAACCACTCCCAGCTCCGCCGAGAAACCATCCGGCAAGCGTATCAAGACTGCCCGCGCATGCGACTCTTGCCGTCGCAAAAAGATCCGCTGCGATGTCATCGATGACGGCGGCCCTCCCGTCGGCTCGCTCAACAACGGAAACGGCGGCCTGATTTGTGCTCATTGCAGGCAGTATGGCTTCGAATGTaccttcttcttgcccaTTACAGAGACGCGCTTCAAGAAAAAGCACCAAAGGGAGGCagaggaagcagcagctgcagcagcagctgttgcCGCTGCCTCTAGCGCAAATGGCATCGCGCCTGGCCAAGTGCACATGCACGCTGGCGGCTTCGCACTCACGCATCCTGCCTATCCGGGCCTAGTGCCAACGCAGCCCTACATGGGCGCCTTGCACAACCCAGCGGGCTTCCACGCGACGCAAGCTGGCCTCGCTCAGCAAGGCTGGGGTGCCCGTGTCATGCCGCAGCATCTACAGAGCGCACAATTGCCTCATTctgcagctcagcagcaccagagCCTCCCCGCGCAGCGTCAGCTGTCACATTCTACTCTGCCTGCACCAACCAAACAGCAGCGCAGGAGTCCTTCTCGTACGCCCCCCACCGATACCCGCGTACTAGGCCCGACTTCAATTGCTTATCTCGTTCATTCGACCGCCTTCATTCCCGGTGCTGCCATCGAAGCACACGACATTAAACACAACCAGACTTTCGAAGTCGGTGCCAGCGGCGATGGCATCATCCGTTTTCATCGTGCCAAACTCAGGCCTGTCAACGGTGACAGCGCGCCCACTGACGCTGATTCGCCCGATctggacgaggacgaggtgaCTCATATACCCGAATCCATCAAGGGCCGCCTCGCTGGCGATGTGGCCGAAAAGCTTGTCAACACTTACTTTGAAAAAGTAGCAACTCTCTTCCCCGTCGTAACCAAGTCGGAATTTCTCCACCTCTCCCCGAcaccgccgctgctgctctaCGCCATCTGTGGTGTCTCTGCGCTCAGCCGCCAAGTGCCGAGGGAAGTACGTGGCGCTGTTCAGATGACCATCAATGCCCTCTTCCGAGAGAACGACTTTTTGTCCTCTTCGAACTCGGTGACCGTTCGCGCGTTGCTCATCATGTCGCTGCACGCCGACCTGCACGGACCTGCGGCGCTTCAGGCTGGCACGCGCTGCTGGAATCGAACCGGAGCTGCTATCCGCATGGCACAAGACCTAGGCCTGCACCGCGATGCTAGTGGCAAGGACGAAGCTTCGCATgacgccttcttcttggagcagaagcgcaggATATGGGGATGTTGCGTCACTGCCGATCGACTGCAAAGCATCTCACTGGGCCACCCGATGATGATTGACCTCACTGACTGTGACGTGCGTCTCCCATCGCCCTACGAGATCCTTCGAGCGTCCAGCGATCTGCCCTCAGACCCATCTACGAACCGTCCTTTTGCGTACAACACCGAGATGCTCAAACTCACCATTCTCTTCGGCCGTGTCATGAAGACCATCTACAGCCCTACAGGTCTCATGAACGCCACCGACGAAGAGATCCTCAGCCTGCTCCGCGATATTGATGCTTGGAAAGCAGCACTACccgacgagcttgtcttCAAAGgcgccgactcgagcgcgcCTGCCGGAATTCTCCACGTTGGCTTCGCATGCCTCATGATGCTCTTCTTTCGCGTGTTTATGCGCATCTCGTACATCTGTCCGACGCACCTCAAATTCAGTCTCACCATTGAGAGGATGAGCTCGCTGATTCAGTACTCGACCGAGGCCATTGCATGGGTGGAGAGCAACGACTTTTACCTTGACACGATGCAGATCGTTTCGTACTGTCTAGTCTCGTGCGCTACTGTCCAGTATCATGCCTTTGTGCGTCGCGGAGACCAGAACGCTCTGACACAGCTCAAAAAGGTGAACGACGTAATGGGTCGCTTCCGTCGCGAGAACCACGAACCCGACGATGCCGGCATGCGCGGCAAGGCGGCCAGTGTCATCTCCCTGCTTTGCGACAGTGCCGTGGGCGTTTATGCCAACACGCCTTCCACTGGATCGCTCAACCCGACAGCTGGTGTCACGAACCGCAAATCCAAGGAGAACGTGCGAGGAATTGTCTTCAAGCACGATGCTTCCCGACCTGGAGGCGGTGTCTatgttgctgctgatcagCGCTTTGTATTGCACGACTTGCCGAAAGGAACTATCATCATGTCCGAGACGCAAGATGGTAGTCGCATTCCCGCCCTGGTTCGTACGGGCAATGAGCAGAACGGAGGTTGGCAGACATACGAGCAATATCGAGCTGCACTGGGACTTTCGACCAGCAAAGACGCCAATGAtgactttgctgctgcattgGCCAACCTCAACAGCGTCTCCGCGTCGGTGCTCGCGTCCGACCAGCAGGCACGCGATGGCTCTGCATCTACCGTCCGTTCGTCGATgttgacaagctcgattCCTGCGCTTACCTCCTCTGCGCCAGCACCGAGTGGCCTTTCGGCGAGTGATGCATCCGCCGCCGACACGGGCGGTCTCGGCCTCACACATCTCGGCGGCGATGTGTACCAAGACGCGCAAGGTCAGCCGGTCACACGTTCCGGCACACGTCTGCTCACGATGGTCCCCATCGGACTCGACGCTCTAAACTCGGGTAACGCAATCCTCGACTCGAACCTCTTCGCCAACATCACCGAGAGCAACAACGCTTCTggcgccaccaccaccagcagtAGCAATAACTACCTCAATATCATGACCAATCTTGGGTTCAGGGAAAGCTCTGGAACCCAACTCTCGGTCGCCAAGAACGCCATTTCCCCCGCTAGCCCCAACTACAACTTCAACCCTCATCTCAACAACGCCTACTGGGCTCCGGCGGAGTTCGTCATTGACCCGTCCAAGGTCGGTACCGCGAGCGACAATGTTGGAGCAGGCGGATCGAGTGGCACAACAGGTACCAATGGAAGCGCGAGCATGTTCGGCAGTCGTGTCGACGCTAGTATGCTAGACGGTATTCCGGGGGCACCActcgactttgccaacTGGGACGCGTTCTTCAGTCGAATCAACCAGAGCTCATCCGACGCCAgcagccaacagcagcagcaacagggGCTTTCGGCAGATGGTCACCAGAGCACTGCGGGTGTCGATGGGACAGGTTTCGCTCATACACCCTATGGCATCGAGGCTCAGATGATGGACGCTGGTCGATTTTAG
- a CDS encoding mitochondrial 37S ribosomal protein bS21m (related to MRP21 - mitochondrial ribosomal protein of the small subunit), with translation MSLLRDSVVRSLRRAVSSTLPARSALSGSSSSVSCTDVNMLCRSFASTSLRADANKYSPLKPATSAASTYTAILDSLQDSYEKSTRGSGSRFSRPSDGRRGYVEDLESDWSERAVYGEPSWPATPFSGRSIRVTPQADPARAYAQLSVLLRRNNVRQELRLQQRYEKPNEERRRKKSERHRRRFADMVRRKVQLVMAIKARGA, from the coding sequence ATGTCCCTTTTGCGAGATTCGGTGGTGCGGTCGCTGCGCAGGGCGGTCTCATCTACGTTACCTGCGCGATCTGCTCTATCCGGATCCTCTTCTTCCGTCTCATGTACCGACGTCAACATGCTGTGTCGCAGCTTTGCCTCGACCTCTCTCCGAGCAGATGCCAACAAATACTCACCATTGAAGCCCGCGacttcagcagcatcaacatACACTGCGATCCTGGACTCATTGCAAGATTCTTACGAGAAATCGACGCGTGGCTCTGGGTCTCGTTTCTCACGGCCCTCGGATGGTCGTCGTGGGTACGTCGAGGATCTCGAATCCGATTGGTCCGAACGAGCTGTATACGGTGAACCCAGCTGGCCAGCAACACCGTTCAGCGGACGAAGCATTCGCGTTACACCTCAGGCTGACCCCGCTCGAGCGTACGCGCAGCTGAGCGTGCTGTTGAGGAGAAACAATGTGCGACAGGAGTTGAGGTTGCAGCAACGATATGAAAAGCCGAATGAGgaaaggaggaggaagaaaaGCGAAAGACATCGGAGGAGGTTTGCCGACATGGTTCGAAGGAAGGTTCAGCTGGTCATGGCGATCAAGGCGAGAGGCGCCTGA
- a CDS encoding uncharacterized protein (related to Cholinesterase precursor), translated as MKCFAPAFGGILAAFMLGSQIGHAAPSTFSARDNSQASTDAAVKQADLGPIHILFQNDLSTNASTGALLLPQAVAPNSASQICQRLGESLFPFDESLQGGIGSDLVSQFDYLRYAGTIGWWDTFWLDGGDSNVVAYKASRGAVRSYGHGEKLGVLCTHTAKPTVVSRTNSYADQEEGSVEADKRVSVQAGDYTLTGFRDRRSWRFLGIPFADAPVGAKRFMHATAYTGDKILDATKYRNACVQATTPLGPTPLGEDCLNLNIYTPTLGSSGKNGLKPVLVAIYGGAFISGRNALHSYDGGNLASRSDIVVVMINYRLGALGWLASAQDLPGNAGLSDQILALKWVKRHIAAFGGDPDRITIGGQSAGAQSVSALLSSSHAKGLFRAAFMMSNPWIPWASRSVQTKYVTPAVAGSLGCPTSGKEMVECLQKVRDPAKFVQGEPFTNATNAITVALSKAADSSLFLSSLEPFLPTPDDLLDDHIFYLAGNGTIPNRVPILVGTTSGEGTPFIYSELNETIPNSQAALDKTFTLLYDPEFIPQLDQSGFFKLDASNNDSVREVVSTAFMYNFFTCPTQRIVNTAQQTGQFPKVYLYETDSGYTNTEDVPAKCAAEATGVQVCHGDDLKNVFGSLNYEGLEVSREYLDFVSYTTDAFSAFVRSGTPNPSDAYLKARGRSYTYTHNVQRHNPWKAFREPLLQDSEQKTQYLSAPNGVTRGAVPHREACDFFVSNGKLTNQKLDNSL; from the coding sequence ATGAAGTGCTTCGCCCCTGCCTTCGGTGGCATTCTCGCCGCCTTCATGCTGGGTAGTCAGATCGGCCATGCTGCACCTTCTACCTTTTCTGCGCGAGACAACTCACAAGCCAGTACTGATGCCGCTGTCAAGCAAGCCGATCTCGGCCCCATTCACATCCTCTTCCAGAACGATCTCAGCACGAACGCTTCAACCGGAGCCCTTCTCCTTCCACAGGCGGTCGCCCCGAATAGCGCTTCGCAGATCTGTCAGCGTCTAGGCGAGAGCTTGTTCCCCTTCGACGAGTCGCTCCAAGGTGGTATCGGATCGGACCTGGTCTCCCAGTTCGACTATTTGCGATATGCGGGCACGATCGGCTGGTGGGACACCTTCTGGCTTGATGGCGGTGATAGCAATGTGGTTGCGTACAAGGCTAGTCGTGGCGCTGTTCGGAGCTATGGTCACGGTGAGAAGCTGGGCGTCCTTTGCACGCACACTGCCAAGCCGACTGTGGTGTCACGCACCAACTCGTACGCTGACCAAGAGGAAGGCTCTGTGGAGGCTGACAAGCGGGTTTCTGTCCAGGCTGGCGATTATACGCTTACGGGATTTCGAGACAGGCGATCGTGGAGATTCTTAGGTATTCCATTCGCAGACGCACCCGTAGGAGCCAAGCGATTCATGCACGCTACCGCTTACACGGGCGACAAGATCCTCGACGCTACAAAATACCGCAACGCCTGTGTCCAGGCAACTACCCCGCTCGGCCCCACGCCTTTGGGCGAAGACTGCCTCAACCTCAACATTTACACTCCTACACTCGGATCGTCCGGCAAGAACGGGCTCAAACCTGTCCTTGTCGCCATCTACGGTGGAGCGTTCATCTCTGGTCGCAACGCACTCCATTCGTACGACGGTGGCAatctcgcttctcgctccgacattgtcgtcgtcatgATCAACTACCGTCTCGGTGCACTGGGCTGGCTCGCTTCGGCTCAAGACCTTCCGGGCAATGCCGGGCTGAGCGATCAGATCCTGGCTTTGAAATGGGTCAAGCGACACATTGCTGCTTTTGGAGGTGATCCGGATCGGATCACGATCGGCGGCCAGTCGGCAGGTGCTCAGAGTGTCTCAGCGTTGCTCTCTAGTTCGCACGCCAAGGGATTGTTCAGGGCAGCATTCATGATGTCCAATCCCTGGATACCCTGGGCGAGTCGATCGGTGCAGACCAAGTACGTTACACCTGCCGTGGCGGGTAGTTTGGGATGCCCTACAAGTGGAAAAGAGATGGTCGAATGTTTACAGAAAGTGCGAGACCCTGCCAAATTTGTGCAAGGAGAACCATTTACGAATGCGACTAATGCGATCACAGTTGCGCTGTCCAAGGCAGCTGACTCCAGTCTCTTCTTATCGTCGCTGGAACCTTTTTTGCCTACACCGGACGATTTGCTCGACGATCACATCTTCTACCTCGCTGGCAATGGCACCATCCCGAATCGAGTGCCGATTCTGGTAGGAACAACTTCGGGAGAAGGAACGCCCTTCATCTATTCCGAGCTTAACGAAACCATACCCAATTCGCAAGCTGCACTCGATAAAACTTTCACTCTTCTCTACGATCCCGAATTCATTCCCCAACTCGACCAGTCGGGCTtcttcaagctcgacgcttcTAACAACGACAGTGTACGGGAGGTGGTGAGCACCGCTTTCATGTACAACTTTTTCACGTGCCCCACCCAACGTATCGTGAACACGGCACAGCAGACAGGTCAGTTTCCCAAAGTATACCTGTACGAGACTGATTCGGGCTACACAAATACAGAGGATGTGCCAGCCAAGTGCGCAGCGGAAGCGACAGGCGTACAAGTGTGCCATGGCGACGATCTCAAGAACGTCTTCGGATCTCTGAATTACGAAGGTCTCGAGGTGTCCCGTGAGTATCTGGATTTTGTTAGCTACACCACGGATGCGTTTAGCGCTTTTGTGCGATCCGGAACGCCCAACCCAAGCGATGCTTATTTGAAGGCGCGAGGTAGGAGCTATACGTACACGCACAATGTTCAGCGCCACAACCCATGGAAGGCGTTCAGGGAACCACTGTTGCAGGACTCCGAGCAGAAGACGCAGTATCTATCTGCGCCAAACGGCGTAACGAGAGGTGCGGTACCGCATAGAGAGGCATGCGATTTCTTTGTCAGCAACGGAAAGCTGACAAATCAGAAGCTGGACAACTCTCTCTAG
- a CDS encoding putative beta-adaptin encodes MADSGKDAKFFQRGKVDELRTELNADKKDKGWVRKKAVLKKIIANATMGNDMSALFPDVVQCMNIQVLEIKKMVYLYLINYARAKPDLVSNAVPGFLSDCNDRNPLIRALAIRTMSYIHVPTVLAALIDPLRHSLKDADPYVRKTAAICVAKLYMHDKRLMEKHSFIGMLRDLLADANPTVVANAVAALVEISERSDNIQLKLNLTIASKLVSALAECSEWGQTYILEALMFFVPSDFADAEILAERIAVRLQHANSAVVLTATKVILYLMNYIASAEFKESLCRKLSPPLVTLLSSGPEVQYVALRNILLVIQRRPLVLQNEVKVFFCKYNDPIYVKMAKLEIIYRLANERNVEQVLAELREYASEVDVDFARKAVRSIGRLAIKIESSADRCIQALLTLIQTKVNYVVQEAIVVIKDIFRKYPNRYESVIGTLCDNLDNLDESEAKAAMIWIIGQYADRIENSDELLEDFLYTFLEEPVDVQLALLTATVKLFLKRPTAGGELVPKVLKWATEEVENPDLRDRGFMYWRLLSTDPEAARGVVLGAKPAISTETDRMDRQLLDQLLLHGASLASIFHRQPQTFIRNAKARYIPDSSALDESARRYASAHLYSKPLARAPVLNTTLETKPDEKLPLYDHASTSRALAERDKSHGPDHDHLPDHQPNHLSSSKSSYTPLGVDDTQDADPYAMLADNFGSSSNTTYLPDPPTPKPSFLD; translated from the coding sequence ATGGCGGACTCAGGCAAGGATGCCAAGTTCTTCCAGCGAGGCAaagtcgacgagctgcgcacCGAGCTCAATGccgacaagaaggacaagggCTGGGTGCGCAAAAAGGCGGTGCTCAAAAAAATCATTGCCAACGCCACCATGGGCAACGACATGTCTGCACTTTTCCCGGACGTAGTGCAGTGCATGAACATCCAGGtgctcgagatcaagaagaTGGTGTACCTCTACCTCATCAACTACGCACGTGCCAAACCGGATCTCGTATCCAACGCAGTGCCCGGGTTTCTTTCGGATTGCAACGATCGAAATCCGCTCATCCGCGCGCTCGCCATCCGAACCATGTCCTACATCCACGTACCCACCGTGCTAGCAGCGTTGATCGATCCTTTGAGGCATTCACTCAAAGATGCAGATCCATACGTGCGCAAAACGGCGGCCATCTGCGTCGCAAAGCTCTACATGCACGACAAGCGATTGATGGAAAAGCATTCCTTTATTGGTATGCTTCGTGACCTGCTCGCCGATGCCAATCCCACCGTTGTTGCCAACGCCGtcgctgcgctcgtcgagatctCGGAAAGGTCGGACAACatccagctcaagctcaacctcACCATCGCTTCCAAACTCGTCTCCGCTTTGGCAGAGTGTTCCGAATGGGGCCAGACGTACATTCTCGAAGCACTCATGTTCTTTGTCCCTTCGGActttgccgatgccgagataTTGGCCGAACGCATCGCTGTTCGTCTGCAACACGCCAATTCCGCGGTTGTGCTCACTGCCACTAAAGTCATCCTTTATCTGATGAACTACATTGCCAGTGCTGAGTTCAAGGAGTCGCTCTGTCGGAAGCTCTCTCCACCGCTCGTCACGTTGCTTTCTTCGGGGCCAGAGGTGCAGTACGTAGCGCTGCGAAACATTTTGCTCGTGATCCAGAGGAGACCTTTGGTTCTACAGAACGAAGTCAAAGTATTTTTTTGCAAGTACAACGATCCCATCTacgtcaagatggccaagctcgagatcatcTATCGGCTTGCCAACGAGCGCAATGTCGAGCAGGTGCTTGCCGAACTGCGCGAGTACGCTTCCGAGGTAGACGTCGATTTTGCGCGGAAAGCGGTGCGCAGCATCGGACGCTTGgcgatcaagatcgagtcTTCAGCGGACCGATGCATCCAGGCGCTGCTGACACTCATCCAGACCAAGGTGAACTACGTGGTGCAAGAAGCGATCGTGGTGATCAAGGACATCTTCCGAAAATATCCGAACCGGTACGAGAGCGTAATCGGTACGTTGTGCGACAACCTGGATAATTTGGACGAGAGCGAAGCCAAGGCGGCGATGATCTGGATCATCGGGCAGTATGCGGATCGCATCGAGAACTCGGATGAGCTGTTGGAAGATTTCTTGTATACTTTTCTCGAAGAGCCAGTGGATGTGCAGTTGGCGCTGTTGACGGCAACGGTCAAGCTGTTTCTCAAGCGGCCTACGGCGGGAGGCGAGTTGGTGCCGAAAGTGTTGAAGTGGGCTACAGAGGAGGTTGAGAATCCGGATTTGAGGGATCGAGGATTCATGTATTGGCGACTGCTCTCGACCGATCCGGAAGCGGCGAGGGGGGTGGTGTTGGGTGCTAAACCGGCCATTAGTACCGAGACGGATCGGATGGATCGTCAATTGCTCGACCAATTGCTTCTGCACGGtgccagcttggcgagcatcTTTCATCGGCAACCGCAGACGTTTATCCGCAACGCCAAGGCGAGGTACATTCCGGATTCGTCTGCGCTCGATGAGAGTGCACGTCGGTACGCTAGCGCTCATCTTTACAGCAAGCCACTCGCTCGAGCACCTGTTCTCAACACAAcgctcgagaccaagcCCGACGAAAAACTGCCCCTCTACGACCATGCTTCCACATCCCGCGCGCTCGCTGAACGCGACAAATCACATGGCCCGGACCACGACCATCTCCCAGACCACCAACCAAATCATTTGTCCTCGTCGAAATCCTCGTACACCCCgctcggcgtcgacgacaCCCAAGACGCTGACCCTTACGCTATGCTCGCCGACAACTTCGGCTCCTCTTCCAATACGACGTATCTACCCGATCCGCCAACACCCAAGCCGTCCTTCCTCGATTAG